One Thermoanaerobacter kivui genomic window, ACTTTATAAGTGCTTGCCGCAATAAACAAATCATAACCGTTTATTTCAAAAGTTTGCCCTGTATTTAAGTCAATAAAGTAAACTCCGTATTTGCCAGGATATTGAGATATTAATGCTTGAATGTTATTTTTAAGTTCTTGATAATTTGTAGCATTGTTCAATTGTTGCGGCACTTCAACAGGCGGATGAGGAATTAAAATCTTTTGCCCAACATATAAACTATCCCCATCACTTAATCCATTTGCATCTATTATATTTTGGACATTCGTTCCATGACGCTTTGCTATAAAGTATAAGTTGTCCCCTGGCTTGACTGAGTAAACTATCGGGTCAGCCCAGGTAACAGTTTCAAGAGCAGCATATGTCTTAGGACCTACAATTCCATCGGGCACAAGATTTTTAGACCTTTGAAAGTCTAAAACCCCATTTAATGTCATTTTTCCAAATATGCCGTCAATAGTACCTGTATCAAATCCTGCATTATTTAATATGGTCTGCAAGTTTTCTACATCAGTCCCATACGTCCCGCTATACAAAAGCCTTGACCCAAAGGTGAATTTTGGAAGATTTCTTGCATACGAAAATATAAGTATCAATACAACAATAGCAATAATAAGAATCCATGAAAATATCTTTTTTATATTCTTCAATTTTATCACCCCATTCAATTCCAATTATACTGTATATAACATCATATTTCAACAAACATATATATCCATATATAACAGCTTATATATATATTTTTATAATAAAAAATTTTCATAATGGAAATATTAAATATGAGGTGATTTAAATATGCGCTCGATGTGGAAAGGAGCAATAAGTTTTGGTCTTGTAAGTATCCCCATAAAACTGTATACCGCTACAGAAGACCATGCCATACATTTTAGGCAACTTCACAAAGAATGTAAATCCCCCATAAAATATGAAAAAATATGCCCTGTATGTAATAGACCCGTTTCAGATGAGGAAATAGTTCGAGGGTATGAATACGAACCAGGTAAATTTGTCATTATAGATGACGAAGATTTGGAAAGGATACCCATGCCAACTGTTAAAACCATTGATATAGTAGATTTTACCGATATAGGACAAATAGACCCCATATATTATGACAAAACATATTTCATTGTACCTGAAGATATTGGAACAAAACCTTATGTGCTTTTAAGAGATTCTATGAAAGAAACAAAACGAGTTGCAATAGCGAAAGTGGTAATCAGGTCCAAGCAAAGCCTCGCATGCATACGAGTGTACGATGAAAAATATTTAGTCATGGAAACAATGCATTTTCCCGATGAAATAAAAAGCACAAACCAGCTTCCTCCCTTAAGAGAAGTCAGCTTACATGAAAATGAAATAAAAATGGCCAAACAACTTATTGATACTTTGACCTCAGATTTCAAACCCGAAAAATATGATGATAACTACAGAAAGACATTAATTGAAATGATTGAGTCAAAGATACAAGACAAAGAAATAGAAATTCCCCAAAAAGCACCTGAAGCCGATAATGTTCTTGATTTAGTAAGTGCACTAAAAGCAAGCATTGAATCTGTAAAAAAAGAAGAAAAAGCAAAAAAAGGACGCAAAAGAAAAGGCGCATAAAGGAAGATCAAATATGTCTATGATAGAAGAAAAAATATCACCTATGCTGGCATCCAGCAGTGACCCTTTTGATAGCCCCGAATGGATATATGAAATCAAATGGGATGGTTCAAGGACTATTGCCTTTCTTTCAAATAAAACAAGACTTCAAGATAGAAAGCTTGTTGATATAACCCACCAGTTTCCAGATTTAGCATTACTTCATAAGCAAATAAAAGCAAAAGAAGCAATACTTGACGGTGAACTTGTAGTTTTAAAAAACGGCAAGCCCAGTTACAAAAGCATTATGTCGAGAAAGCATCAACAAAATTTAGTAAAAATAAATCTTTTAAGCAAGATAATGCCCGTAATTTTCATAACATGGGATATATTGTACTTAGACGGTAAACCTCTTGTTGAATTGCCACTTATAGAGAGAAAAGATATACTTAGAAAAACAGTTAAAGAAAGCGAGGTCATAAAAATATCAGATTTTATATTTGAACATGGAAAAATGCTTTTTGAAGAGACAGGCAAAAGAGGACTTGAAGGAATTGTTGCCAAAAAAGCAGATTCAAAATATTTAATAGGAAAAAGGAGTAAACTCTGGCTTAAGTCAAAACATTTTATTGTAATAAATGCCGTTATTATAGGGTACAGAACTGACAAAACAGCCCTCATACTGGGGCTTTACGATGAGGAGAATAATTTAATAAACATAGGAAGTTGTGAATCAGGCCTATCCCAGAAGGAATTAAAAGCATTCTATGAAGTTGCCAAGGGGATAAAAGCCCCAGATAATTATTATAACTTTAAAGAAAAAAATGTGCAGTGGTTAAAACCTCTGCTAACATGTAAAGTGAGATTTATGGAATGGTCTGAAAACATGAAAATGAGAGCACCTTCTTTTATTCAATTTGAGTATAACGTAAAACCAGAAGAGTGCAGGTTTGAATAAACTCACTTCAAAAACTTAATATACACTCTTCTTCTCCTTGGACCATCAAACTCACAAAAATAAATACCCTGCCAAGTTCCCAAAAGGGGTTTTCCATTTTCAATAATTAAAGTTACTGAACTTCCCATAAGAGACGCTTTTATATGGGCATCAGAATTGCCTTCCATGTGTTTAAAACGCATATTAGGAATTATTTTTTCTAAAGCCGCCATTATATCTTCTCTTACAGTGGGATCCGCATTTTCGTTTATTGTAATTCCCGCTGTTGTATGAGGCACAAAGATAACACAAAAGCCATCAACAACGCCAGATTTTTTAATTTCTTGCATCACCATATCAGTAATATCCACCATAACTTCCCTTGTCGGTGTATTTATCTCCAGAACAACCATAACGACTCCTCCATTTTTTGTTTTCTGGATTTGCTTTTTATAATAGCAAATTGTATGATGGCATGTCAACATGCCTTTCAGACTGTTGACAAAATATCGGGAACCCGTTATGATGAGAAGGGTTCCTTGTTTTTTTAACGGTACAAAGCAAAAGAGGAGAGGAGAAGAAAGATGTTATCAAAGAAACAGGATGCCAGACATCAAATAGAATTTGTAAGCATAGATCAGTTAGTTCCAAAAGATCACCTTTTAAGGAAGATAGAAAGAGTTATAGATTTTAGTTTCATATATGATTTAGTAAAAGAGAAATATTCCGAAGATCACGGCAGACCAAGCATAGACCCAGTAGTACTCATAAAAATACTTTTCATTCAATATCTTTTTGGTATACCATCGATGAGGAGGACAATAGCAGAAATAAAAACAAATGTAGCGTATAGATGGTTTTTAGGGTATGGGCTGACAGAAGAAATACCTCATTTTTCAACATTTA contains:
- a CDS encoding serine hydrolase, whose protein sequence is MKNIKKIFSWILIIAIVVLILIFSYARNLPKFTFGSRLLYSGTYGTDVENLQTILNNAGFDTGTIDGIFGKMTLNGVLDFQRSKNLVPDGIVGPKTYAALETVTWADPIVYSVKPGDNLYFIAKRHGTNVQNIIDANGLSDGDSLYVGQKILIPHPPVEVPQQLNNATNYQELKNNIQALISQYPGKYGVYFIDLNTGQTFEINGYDLFIAASTYKVPLNFYLYTLITDGKIDPNMKVQYTQADYEGGAGSIQADPVGSYYTIRELSRRSIEESDNIASNMIMRVVGRDNYIKFMEELGAYVIPYSSNITSPRDMSMYMKKLLDYVNAHPDTAGELMYYLKNTIYNDRISYPIPDEIEVAHKIGNLSNVVNDTAIVFHPTRPYILTVLANDVDGSDDSYAYTVIRQISKMVYDFQNR
- the ku gene encoding non-homologous end joining protein Ku, which encodes MRSMWKGAISFGLVSIPIKLYTATEDHAIHFRQLHKECKSPIKYEKICPVCNRPVSDEEIVRGYEYEPGKFVIIDDEDLERIPMPTVKTIDIVDFTDIGQIDPIYYDKTYFIVPEDIGTKPYVLLRDSMKETKRVAIAKVVIRSKQSLACIRVYDEKYLVMETMHFPDEIKSTNQLPPLREVSLHENEIKMAKQLIDTLTSDFKPEKYDDNYRKTLIEMIESKIQDKEIEIPQKAPEADNVLDLVSALKASIESVKKEEKAKKGRKRKGA
- the ligD gene encoding non-homologous end-joining DNA ligase, which gives rise to MSMIEEKISPMLASSSDPFDSPEWIYEIKWDGSRTIAFLSNKTRLQDRKLVDITHQFPDLALLHKQIKAKEAILDGELVVLKNGKPSYKSIMSRKHQQNLVKINLLSKIMPVIFITWDILYLDGKPLVELPLIERKDILRKTVKESEVIKISDFIFEHGKMLFEETGKRGLEGIVAKKADSKYLIGKRSKLWLKSKHFIVINAVIIGYRTDKTALILGLYDEENNLINIGSCESGLSQKELKAFYEVAKGIKAPDNYYNFKEKNVQWLKPLLTCKVRFMEWSENMKMRAPSFIQFEYNVKPEECRFE
- a CDS encoding secondary thiamine-phosphate synthase enzyme YjbQ, encoding MVVLEINTPTREVMVDITDMVMQEIKKSGVVDGFCVIFVPHTTAGITINENADPTVREDIMAALEKIIPNMRFKHMEGNSDAHIKASLMGSSVTLIIENGKPLLGTWQGIYFCEFDGPRRRRVYIKFLK